The Delphinus delphis chromosome 2, mDelDel1.2, whole genome shotgun sequence genome contains a region encoding:
- the PIGBOS1 gene encoding protein PIGBOS1, with protein MFGRLTFPQLLFATILGIAGGIYIYQPVFEQYSRDQKELKEKLKLVQDSEEKKS; from the coding sequence ATGTTTGGAAGATTGACTTTTCCACAACTGCTTTTTGCTACCATCCTTGGAATTGCTGGaggaatatatatttatcaacCAGTATTTGAACAGTATTCCAGAGATCagaaggaattaaaagaaaagttgaaattGGTACAAGactcagaagagaagaaaagttaA